A portion of the Rhinolophus sinicus isolate RSC01 linkage group LG03, ASM3656204v1, whole genome shotgun sequence genome contains these proteins:
- the SERPINA10 gene encoding protein Z-dependent protease inhibitor isoform X2 yields the protein MRLFRLESSRPQHSRGSHTQVPDFPQGPSCSVSLLKKSAPLASTAEQMKAVLSLVLPCLLAEVWLVPGVVPGPWSPEAQAEPETLQPPTAQNKTTKGVQPAEGRDETWLMASGQRLSEETSNLGFSLLRKISMRHEGNVVFSPLGLSSAMAALTLGAKGQMKAQLESGLRPQAQNQTRPWLLPALFRQLREHLSGNCELGLTQGSWAFIHEDFDVKETFLNLSKRYFDTECVTMNFRNASQAKGLMNRYINKKTQGKIPKLFDEVNPDTKLILVDYILLKGNWLSPFDPAFTEVDTFHLDKYKTVKVPMMYRAGNFASTFDKNFRCHVLKLPYQGNATMLVVLMEKMGDHFALEDYLTTDLVDTWLRNMKTRNMEVFFPKFKLDQKYEMHELLKQMGIRRIFSPWADLGELSVTVRNLKVSKVLQRAVIEVNEKGTEAVAGTLSEITAYSMPPIIKVDRPFHFMIYEETSRMLLFLGRVVNPTVL from the exons ATGAGGCTTTTCAGGCTTGAGAGCTCACGTCCACAACACTCACGTGGAAGCCACACTCAAGTCCCTGACTTTCCTCAGGGACCCTCCTGCTCAG TCTCGCTGCTGAAGAAAAGTGCTCCATTGGCCTCCACAGCCGAGCAAATGAAGGCTGTGCTGAGCCTCGTGCTCCCCTGCCTCCTGGCCGAGGTGTGGCTGGTGCCCGGCGTGGTCCCTGGTCCCTGGTCACCAGAGGCCCAGGCAGAGCCGGAGACTCTGCAGCCCCCCACTGCCCAGAACAAGACCACTAAGGGAGTGCAGCCTGCTGAGGGGAGGGACGAGACCTGGCTGATGGCCAGCGGGCAGCGGCTCTCTGAGGAGACCTCCAACTTGGGGTTCAGCCTGCTTCGAAAGATCTCCATGAGGCACGAAGGCAACGTGGTCTTCTCCCCGCTGGGCCTGTCCTCGGCCATGGCAGCCCTGACGCTGGGGGCCAAAGGGCAGATGAAAGCCCAGCTGGAGAGCGGACTCCGTCCACAGGCCCAGAACCAGACCCGGCCCTGGCTCCTGCCAGCCCTCTTTCGGCAGCTGAGAGAGCACCTCTCTGGCAACTGCGAGCTGGGCCTCACCCAGGGGAGCTGGGCCTTCATCCACGAGGATTTTGATGTCAAAGAGACCTTCCTCAATTTATCCAAGAGGTATTTCGATACAGAGTGCGTGACCATGAATTTTCGCAATGCCTCACAGGCCAAAGGGCTCATGAATCGTTACATTAACAAAAAGACGCAGGGGAAAATCCCCAAACTCTTTGATGAGGTTAATCCTGACACCAAATTAATTCTTGTGGATTACATCTTGCTCAAAG GGAACTGGCTGAGCCCTTTTGACCCTGCCTTCACTGAGGTGGACACTTTCCACCTGGACAAGTACAAGACAGTCAAGGTGCCCATGATGTACAGGGCTGGCAACTTTGCCTCCACTTTTGATAAGAATTTTCGTTGCCATGTCCTCAAACTGCCCTACCAAGGAAACGCCACCATGCTGGTGGTCCTCATGGAGAAAATGGGTGACCACTTCGCCCTTGAAGACTACCTGACTACAGACCTGGTGGACACGTGGCTGAGAAACATGAAAACCAG AAATATGGAAGTTTTCTTTCCCAAGTTCAAGTTAGATCAGAAGTATGAGATGCACGAACTGCTTAAGCAGATGGGAATCAGAAGAATCTTCTCACCCTGGGCTGACCTGGGCGAACTCTCGGTTACTGTGAGAAACCTTAAAGTATCTAAG gttTTACAAAGAGCAGTGATCGAGGTCAACGAAAAAGGAACTGAGGCCGTGGCGGGAACGCTGTCAGAAATTACTGCTTATTCCATGCCTCCCATCATCAAAGTGGACCGGCCATTTCATTTCATGATCTATGAAGAAACCTCTAGAATGCTTCTCTTTCTGGGCAGGGTGGTGAATCCAACTGTCCTGTGA
- the SERPINA10 gene encoding protein Z-dependent protease inhibitor isoform X1 — MGSKGGGETMRLFRLESSRPQHSRGSHTQVPDFPQGPSCSVSLLKKSAPLASTAEQMKAVLSLVLPCLLAEVWLVPGVVPGPWSPEAQAEPETLQPPTAQNKTTKGVQPAEGRDETWLMASGQRLSEETSNLGFSLLRKISMRHEGNVVFSPLGLSSAMAALTLGAKGQMKAQLESGLRPQAQNQTRPWLLPALFRQLREHLSGNCELGLTQGSWAFIHEDFDVKETFLNLSKRYFDTECVTMNFRNASQAKGLMNRYINKKTQGKIPKLFDEVNPDTKLILVDYILLKGNWLSPFDPAFTEVDTFHLDKYKTVKVPMMYRAGNFASTFDKNFRCHVLKLPYQGNATMLVVLMEKMGDHFALEDYLTTDLVDTWLRNMKTRNMEVFFPKFKLDQKYEMHELLKQMGIRRIFSPWADLGELSVTVRNLKVSKVLQRAVIEVNEKGTEAVAGTLSEITAYSMPPIIKVDRPFHFMIYEETSRMLLFLGRVVNPTVL; from the exons ATGGGTTCCAAG GGAGGAGGCGAGACGATGAGGCTTTTCAGGCTTGAGAGCTCACGTCCACAACACTCACGTGGAAGCCACACTCAAGTCCCTGACTTTCCTCAGGGACCCTCCTGCTCAG TCTCGCTGCTGAAGAAAAGTGCTCCATTGGCCTCCACAGCCGAGCAAATGAAGGCTGTGCTGAGCCTCGTGCTCCCCTGCCTCCTGGCCGAGGTGTGGCTGGTGCCCGGCGTGGTCCCTGGTCCCTGGTCACCAGAGGCCCAGGCAGAGCCGGAGACTCTGCAGCCCCCCACTGCCCAGAACAAGACCACTAAGGGAGTGCAGCCTGCTGAGGGGAGGGACGAGACCTGGCTGATGGCCAGCGGGCAGCGGCTCTCTGAGGAGACCTCCAACTTGGGGTTCAGCCTGCTTCGAAAGATCTCCATGAGGCACGAAGGCAACGTGGTCTTCTCCCCGCTGGGCCTGTCCTCGGCCATGGCAGCCCTGACGCTGGGGGCCAAAGGGCAGATGAAAGCCCAGCTGGAGAGCGGACTCCGTCCACAGGCCCAGAACCAGACCCGGCCCTGGCTCCTGCCAGCCCTCTTTCGGCAGCTGAGAGAGCACCTCTCTGGCAACTGCGAGCTGGGCCTCACCCAGGGGAGCTGGGCCTTCATCCACGAGGATTTTGATGTCAAAGAGACCTTCCTCAATTTATCCAAGAGGTATTTCGATACAGAGTGCGTGACCATGAATTTTCGCAATGCCTCACAGGCCAAAGGGCTCATGAATCGTTACATTAACAAAAAGACGCAGGGGAAAATCCCCAAACTCTTTGATGAGGTTAATCCTGACACCAAATTAATTCTTGTGGATTACATCTTGCTCAAAG GGAACTGGCTGAGCCCTTTTGACCCTGCCTTCACTGAGGTGGACACTTTCCACCTGGACAAGTACAAGACAGTCAAGGTGCCCATGATGTACAGGGCTGGCAACTTTGCCTCCACTTTTGATAAGAATTTTCGTTGCCATGTCCTCAAACTGCCCTACCAAGGAAACGCCACCATGCTGGTGGTCCTCATGGAGAAAATGGGTGACCACTTCGCCCTTGAAGACTACCTGACTACAGACCTGGTGGACACGTGGCTGAGAAACATGAAAACCAG AAATATGGAAGTTTTCTTTCCCAAGTTCAAGTTAGATCAGAAGTATGAGATGCACGAACTGCTTAAGCAGATGGGAATCAGAAGAATCTTCTCACCCTGGGCTGACCTGGGCGAACTCTCGGTTACTGTGAGAAACCTTAAAGTATCTAAG gttTTACAAAGAGCAGTGATCGAGGTCAACGAAAAAGGAACTGAGGCCGTGGCGGGAACGCTGTCAGAAATTACTGCTTATTCCATGCCTCCCATCATCAAAGTGGACCGGCCATTTCATTTCATGATCTATGAAGAAACCTCTAGAATGCTTCTCTTTCTGGGCAGGGTGGTGAATCCAACTGTCCTGTGA
- the SERPINA10 gene encoding protein Z-dependent protease inhibitor isoform X4: protein MKAVLSLVLPCLLAEVWLVPGVVPGPWSPEAQAEPETLQPPTAQNKTTKGVQPAEGRDETWLMASGQRLSEETSNLGFSLLRKISMRHEGNVVFSPLGLSSAMAALTLGAKGQMKAQLESGLRPQAQNQTRPWLLPALFRQLREHLSGNCELGLTQGSWAFIHEDFDVKETFLNLSKRYFDTECVTMNFRNASQAKGLMNRYINKKTQGKIPKLFDEVNPDTKLILVDYILLKGNWLSPFDPAFTEVDTFHLDKYKTVKVPMMYRAGNFASTFDKNFRCHVLKLPYQGNATMLVVLMEKMGDHFALEDYLTTDLVDTWLRNMKTRNMEVFFPKFKLDQKYEMHELLKQMGIRRIFSPWADLGELSVTVRNLKVSKVLQRAVIEVNEKGTEAVAGTLSEITAYSMPPIIKVDRPFHFMIYEETSRMLLFLGRVVNPTVL, encoded by the exons ATGAAGGCTGTGCTGAGCCTCGTGCTCCCCTGCCTCCTGGCCGAGGTGTGGCTGGTGCCCGGCGTGGTCCCTGGTCCCTGGTCACCAGAGGCCCAGGCAGAGCCGGAGACTCTGCAGCCCCCCACTGCCCAGAACAAGACCACTAAGGGAGTGCAGCCTGCTGAGGGGAGGGACGAGACCTGGCTGATGGCCAGCGGGCAGCGGCTCTCTGAGGAGACCTCCAACTTGGGGTTCAGCCTGCTTCGAAAGATCTCCATGAGGCACGAAGGCAACGTGGTCTTCTCCCCGCTGGGCCTGTCCTCGGCCATGGCAGCCCTGACGCTGGGGGCCAAAGGGCAGATGAAAGCCCAGCTGGAGAGCGGACTCCGTCCACAGGCCCAGAACCAGACCCGGCCCTGGCTCCTGCCAGCCCTCTTTCGGCAGCTGAGAGAGCACCTCTCTGGCAACTGCGAGCTGGGCCTCACCCAGGGGAGCTGGGCCTTCATCCACGAGGATTTTGATGTCAAAGAGACCTTCCTCAATTTATCCAAGAGGTATTTCGATACAGAGTGCGTGACCATGAATTTTCGCAATGCCTCACAGGCCAAAGGGCTCATGAATCGTTACATTAACAAAAAGACGCAGGGGAAAATCCCCAAACTCTTTGATGAGGTTAATCCTGACACCAAATTAATTCTTGTGGATTACATCTTGCTCAAAG GGAACTGGCTGAGCCCTTTTGACCCTGCCTTCACTGAGGTGGACACTTTCCACCTGGACAAGTACAAGACAGTCAAGGTGCCCATGATGTACAGGGCTGGCAACTTTGCCTCCACTTTTGATAAGAATTTTCGTTGCCATGTCCTCAAACTGCCCTACCAAGGAAACGCCACCATGCTGGTGGTCCTCATGGAGAAAATGGGTGACCACTTCGCCCTTGAAGACTACCTGACTACAGACCTGGTGGACACGTGGCTGAGAAACATGAAAACCAG AAATATGGAAGTTTTCTTTCCCAAGTTCAAGTTAGATCAGAAGTATGAGATGCACGAACTGCTTAAGCAGATGGGAATCAGAAGAATCTTCTCACCCTGGGCTGACCTGGGCGAACTCTCGGTTACTGTGAGAAACCTTAAAGTATCTAAG gttTTACAAAGAGCAGTGATCGAGGTCAACGAAAAAGGAACTGAGGCCGTGGCGGGAACGCTGTCAGAAATTACTGCTTATTCCATGCCTCCCATCATCAAAGTGGACCGGCCATTTCATTTCATGATCTATGAAGAAACCTCTAGAATGCTTCTCTTTCTGGGCAGGGTGGTGAATCCAACTGTCCTGTGA
- the SERPINA10 gene encoding protein Z-dependent protease inhibitor isoform X3 produces MSNSEGWGETSSSSLDGFQVSLLKKSAPLASTAEQMKAVLSLVLPCLLAEVWLVPGVVPGPWSPEAQAEPETLQPPTAQNKTTKGVQPAEGRDETWLMASGQRLSEETSNLGFSLLRKISMRHEGNVVFSPLGLSSAMAALTLGAKGQMKAQLESGLRPQAQNQTRPWLLPALFRQLREHLSGNCELGLTQGSWAFIHEDFDVKETFLNLSKRYFDTECVTMNFRNASQAKGLMNRYINKKTQGKIPKLFDEVNPDTKLILVDYILLKGNWLSPFDPAFTEVDTFHLDKYKTVKVPMMYRAGNFASTFDKNFRCHVLKLPYQGNATMLVVLMEKMGDHFALEDYLTTDLVDTWLRNMKTRNMEVFFPKFKLDQKYEMHELLKQMGIRRIFSPWADLGELSVTVRNLKVSKVLQRAVIEVNEKGTEAVAGTLSEITAYSMPPIIKVDRPFHFMIYEETSRMLLFLGRVVNPTVL; encoded by the exons ATGTCTAACAGCGAGGGCTGGGGAGAGACGTCCTCGTCCTCTCTGGATGGGTTCCAAG TCTCGCTGCTGAAGAAAAGTGCTCCATTGGCCTCCACAGCCGAGCAAATGAAGGCTGTGCTGAGCCTCGTGCTCCCCTGCCTCCTGGCCGAGGTGTGGCTGGTGCCCGGCGTGGTCCCTGGTCCCTGGTCACCAGAGGCCCAGGCAGAGCCGGAGACTCTGCAGCCCCCCACTGCCCAGAACAAGACCACTAAGGGAGTGCAGCCTGCTGAGGGGAGGGACGAGACCTGGCTGATGGCCAGCGGGCAGCGGCTCTCTGAGGAGACCTCCAACTTGGGGTTCAGCCTGCTTCGAAAGATCTCCATGAGGCACGAAGGCAACGTGGTCTTCTCCCCGCTGGGCCTGTCCTCGGCCATGGCAGCCCTGACGCTGGGGGCCAAAGGGCAGATGAAAGCCCAGCTGGAGAGCGGACTCCGTCCACAGGCCCAGAACCAGACCCGGCCCTGGCTCCTGCCAGCCCTCTTTCGGCAGCTGAGAGAGCACCTCTCTGGCAACTGCGAGCTGGGCCTCACCCAGGGGAGCTGGGCCTTCATCCACGAGGATTTTGATGTCAAAGAGACCTTCCTCAATTTATCCAAGAGGTATTTCGATACAGAGTGCGTGACCATGAATTTTCGCAATGCCTCACAGGCCAAAGGGCTCATGAATCGTTACATTAACAAAAAGACGCAGGGGAAAATCCCCAAACTCTTTGATGAGGTTAATCCTGACACCAAATTAATTCTTGTGGATTACATCTTGCTCAAAG GGAACTGGCTGAGCCCTTTTGACCCTGCCTTCACTGAGGTGGACACTTTCCACCTGGACAAGTACAAGACAGTCAAGGTGCCCATGATGTACAGGGCTGGCAACTTTGCCTCCACTTTTGATAAGAATTTTCGTTGCCATGTCCTCAAACTGCCCTACCAAGGAAACGCCACCATGCTGGTGGTCCTCATGGAGAAAATGGGTGACCACTTCGCCCTTGAAGACTACCTGACTACAGACCTGGTGGACACGTGGCTGAGAAACATGAAAACCAG AAATATGGAAGTTTTCTTTCCCAAGTTCAAGTTAGATCAGAAGTATGAGATGCACGAACTGCTTAAGCAGATGGGAATCAGAAGAATCTTCTCACCCTGGGCTGACCTGGGCGAACTCTCGGTTACTGTGAGAAACCTTAAAGTATCTAAG gttTTACAAAGAGCAGTGATCGAGGTCAACGAAAAAGGAACTGAGGCCGTGGCGGGAACGCTGTCAGAAATTACTGCTTATTCCATGCCTCCCATCATCAAAGTGGACCGGCCATTTCATTTCATGATCTATGAAGAAACCTCTAGAATGCTTCTCTTTCTGGGCAGGGTGGTGAATCCAACTGTCCTGTGA